The proteins below come from a single Ochotona princeps isolate mOchPri1 chromosome 13, mOchPri1.hap1, whole genome shotgun sequence genomic window:
- the LOC101532918 gene encoding steroid 17-alpha-hydroxylase/17,20 lyase, protein MWELLALGLLVLAYFFWPRAKFSGAKYPKSLPALPLVGSLPFLPRHGHKHVNLFKLQEKYGPVYSLQMGSKTTVIVGQHQLAKEVLVKKGKEFCGRPQVATLDILSDNQKGVAFADYGAHWQLHRKLVLSTFALFREGNQKLENIICQEVSVFCDLLAAFDGQTINLTTSVFTAITNIICLICFNISYKKEDPELKIMQHYNEGIINTLDKDNLVDVFPWLKIFPNKTLETMRKYVKMRDNVLNEIFEKYKEKFNSNSITNMLDILMQAKVNSVNNNVSQGQDSEILSDRHILATIGDIFGAGVETTTSVVKWIVAFLLHNPELKKKIHEEIDQKVGFGRKPTISDRNRLLLLEATIREVLRIRPVAPMLIPHKATTDSSIGEFTIDKGTNVIINLWALHHDEKEWDHPDQFIPERFLDPARSQLISPSLSYLPFGAGPRSCVGEILARQELFLFMAWLLQRFDLEVPEDGQLPSLEGNPKVVFLINPFKVKITVRQAWREAQAESSA, encoded by the exons ATGTgggagctgctggctcttgggCTGCTCGTTCTGGCCTATTTCTTCTGGCCCAGGGCCAAGTTCTCTGGTGCCAAGTACCCCAAGAGCCTTCCAGCCCTGCCCCTAGTGGGCAGCTTGCCATTCCTCCCCAGACACGGCCATAAGCATGTCAATCTCTTCAAGCTGCAGGAGAAATACGGCCCGGTCTACTCCTTGCAGATGGGCAGCAAGACGACAGTGATCGTGGGCCAGCACCAGCTGGCCAAGGAGGTGCTTGTAAAGAAAGGCAAGGAGTTCTGTGGACGGCCCCAAGTG GCTACCCTGGACATCTTGTCAGACAACCAAAAGGGTGTCGCCTTTGCGGACTACGGCGCCCACTGGCAGCTGCATCGGAAGCTGGTGCTGAGCACCTTTGCCTTGTTCAGGGAAGGCAATCAGAAGCTGGAGAATATCA TATGTCAGGAAGTTAGTGTGTTCTGCGATTTGCTGGCTGCCTTCGATGGACAGACCATCAATCTGACCACGTCTGTCTTCACGGCAATAACCAACATCATCTGCCTGATCTGCTTCAACATCTCCTACAAGAAGGAAGACCCTGAGTTGAAGATCATGCAGCATTACAACGAGGGCATCATCAACACTCTGGACAAGGACAACCTGGTGGACGTCTTCCCATGGCTGAAG ATTTTCCCCAACAAAACACTGGAGACGATGAGAAAATACGTGAAAATGCGTGACAATGTGCtgaatgaaatatttgaaaaatacaag GAGAAATTCAACAGCAACTCGATCACCAACATGCTGGACATACTGATGCAGGCCAAGGTGAACTCGGTCAACAACAACGTCAGCCAGGGGCAGGACTCGGAGATACTCTCGGATAGACACATCCTCGCCACCATAGGGGACATCTTCGGGGCTGGCGTGGAGACCACCACCTCCGTGGTGAAATGGATTGTGGCCTTCCTGCTACACAACCCCGAG CTGAAGAAGAAGATCCACGAGGAGATTGACCAGAAAGTGGGGTTTGGCCGTAAGCCCACCATCAGCGATCGGAACCGGCTCCTGCTGCTGGAGGCAACCATCAGGGAAGTGCTTCGCATCAGGCCTGTGGCCCCCATGCTCATCCCGCACAAGGCCACCACTGACTCCAG CATTGGCGAGTTTACCATAGATAAGGGTACAAACGTCATCATCAACCTGTGGGCTCTGCATCACGATGAGAAGGAGTGGGACCACCCGGACCAATTCATACCTG AGCGCTTCCTGGATCCAGCCAGAAGCCAGCTCATCTCACCTTCACTGAGCTACCTGCCCTTCGGAGCTGGACCCCGATCCTGCGTTGGGGAGATCCTGGCTcgtcaggagctcttcctgttcatggcctggtTGCTGCAGAGGTTCGACCTGGAGGTGCCGGAGGATGGGCAGCTGCCCTCTTTGGAGGGCAACCCCAAGGTGGTCTTTCTGATCAACCCTTTCAAAGTGAAGATCACGGTGCGCCAGGCCTGGAGGGAAGCCCAGGCTGAGAGTAGCGCCTAG